tctctctctctctctctctctctctttctctctctctctctctgtctctctttctttctctctctcgttctcccactctctcgttctccctctctctctttctatttttctttctgtctcttttgtTCTCTGATTGACGCAGATCAGAATTACGATGTAAAGATTAGGCTTCGTCTGGATAAGAGCTTTGCGAGCTACGCTTCTTCTTATGGTTACCgtgatgttgatgatgatgatgataatgatggtgctgttgctgttgttgttgttgttgatccTGATGCTGCTCGGTTCGCATAAGAGCGTCGGTTTCCGGCTGATTCTGATGACCGACTAAAAGGTCGAGAGTACCTCTCGGTACCATCGCCTGATGATGGTGTTCGTTCGTCGGTGGGGGAAGGGGAGTAGCTACGGGTGAATCCGCTGGTAGGGGAACGCAATGTAGGACGTAACATCTTACGGCGGCCAGGATGATACCTAAAAGTTCcaaagtttttctttatttttgacaAGGATCTTTGTTATGGTTTCATTTGAAAGAATCCTCTAGAAAGTTAAGCAATcattttcgttcctttttatttttttttttttcttttctaagatGAATAATAGTACCActaagagagggaaaaaaaaatgtattgttGTTTCAAAGTTCTGTTATTTGGTGGTCCATTGTTATAAGGGATCAGaaattttttcatactttttaaaaataaattccaaGAGAAAGCCAAGAGATAAAGTCCTAAAGAGATACAGATTAATCTAACGAAAGATAAACTTACCCAGTAAGAGCAAAGTGGCGCCTGCGATGAGTAAAGCGAGTCTGTGGTCGGTGGTCGTTGCCCCCGGGGCAAGTTGGACAAGACCAACTACAAGTACCACTGCGCCCAATAACAGACACACTACGACTGCGTGCAAACCGGATATCTGCGAATAACGACACTGTTAGGAGGTCTAGCGAATTGTTGGGAGGAAATCAAATTGAATTGCGTCAGGAAACTATCGAAAGATTCCGATGGAATGACGTCTCTTCaactatttattttcattttaatcgaaCGTGCTTTGGAAATATTGACAAAAGAGTTCTAAGTTTATATGTatcgattgaaataatataataaagtatcTTGCGTTGAGGTACGTTTAAGTGTATAAAATGATTCACCTCGCATGATCGTTGAATATAACTCTTGTATGCTAAAGGATTCTTTGAAGGTGCTGTTTAATgaaagttttaatattttaatctttttaatcgatctacctaaagaaaaagagaaaaagagaaagtcaaGGCTATTGATTGttaaacattaaataaaatctaatttcGTAAGGCAAAATTATGAAaccaattatcgattataataaatcatttaaaagtaaaataaaattttctgatACATGTCAATGATCTCGCTCTTCGTTCATTCGCCCgaggaaatattttctcaaggaaaaaaagagaaaagaaaaaaagaaaaaaaaaaagaaagaaagaaaaaacgaagactTTAAATAGGTCAAGAGAAAACGGAAATGTCCTCGTTGTGAAAGATTAAAACGTAGATTACCTTGCCGCAAAGATAAAGCTCTGGAAGCGGATCTAGATGACTATTGTGTCCGTGGGGACTAGGTGTAGGTGGTGAACCTTGAAGGGGTGGCATCCATTGGCCTCCCAAATAAAGCTGACTCGGTCGTTTTAGCCTCTTTTCTTGTCTTCTACGTTCATGGCGTACAGCCACTGCTGGCATGGCCCCGATCATTCTGCAAACGTGTAATCGTGAATAATTACGCTTATAAACACCGATCGATCGGCTTGCCATCGCTCCATTACTGTTCTCTTTTTGCTTTTGATAGGATAAAGAGAAACACGACGgggagagtgaaagaaaaatagagagggagagagagagaaagatagatagaaggagagagagagagagagagagagatagaaggggagagagagagagagagagagaaagaatgccCACGCCTCTATCatttttgaaatgaaaaagaaaagcggaAATGAATCGTTCAGCTTGGCAATTTTTCAATTCTACTattctaccttttttttcccaatacattttcttttttcatagaaaagaCAATGATCGTTTCTCGTTTAGTTTAActcataataatgttatttattatatacaggacataaaaaaaaaaaaaaaaaaaaaaacgggataagacaaattattaattacttcgatagaaaataaatgttaatctCTTCATCGATAATTGAAATTTGCACTGATACTGTTCGTTACGTTTTTTGCTTCTAATATATACCATTACCTGTTACGACTTCAATAGAATTATTACCGAGATGAcaactatctatatatctatatcgaaagatcgataatataacGAACAAAATTGTAATTGGTTTTCAATCGTATCACcgatgtaaaattatttattcatagtTGAATTGTTATCGAGTGATATTGGTGATGACGTCAGTGGTAATCGATTTTCGCAGTGAACGAAGCAGGGAACGTGGTTCCCTAAATATgcaaatatgtattttctaaATATGAAATGTTTTTATCATCTTGATAAATGTAAACATGCCTATCTACATACTCTATATAACTGTTCTATAAACCCTATCGTGTGTTCAAACGTTCGAAGACCTAAATATACCGACataatattgtacatatacaatatatatatatatatatatatatatatatatatatatatacttatttggTATAACCAGCGAAATGCTGACCAACTAATATTCTAAAccaagataataaaaaaaacgtgaTTATAAAGACTATAAATcgagagtaaagaaaaaaacgatacaTCGTGCGATCGAAGAGACTCGATAAGAGAACTCGgtcgaaaatgaaattaacgtccaaacaaaacaaaaaaaaaaaaaagaaaaaaagaaaaaaaagaaacataaaggaacgaaaaataaataaaaaaaaaaaataagaaaaaggaattgaCCAAGTTGATCCAACGCAATCTGgtcatgaaaatattaaagtaaaacaaaaatgatattacaGGGATATCTCTTCCGATAATCGTCACGTACATACCTTCCCTTATCAGAATGTCGTTCTCGTTTGTAATGATCATCAGCGTGGAAAGAAAAGTTGTACAATGAAATGTTGGATTTAACGAGAGGCGGAAGCGCGCAGGGTAGTTTCGTCGGTGGGTTCGTGAACCGCGAGACGGTATGAACTTTGGTGACCTCTGGTGACCCCGTCGGTCGATACGTCACTATATCCAGCCTTTGCCAGCGACAGGCTCCCCTGGGCGCTCGAAAGCAAGCGTTCGCGAAAGCTTTCATGGGGGTTCTGCACCGTGAAGTAAAAGGGAACCAACTTTCAAGCGTAATCGTTCAAATCATGTCGTTCCCTTTTCTCTAGTATTATACTTGCTATCCATTAAGAAATAGTGAATAGCAGAATCGATTTatcaaatagagagagagagagagagagagaagagacaaaaaacagaaagagagaaagagagagagagagaggacgctGCTGATCGCAACGTAAAACTCGTGATgttagatagaaaaggaagagagagaaggagaaaaagattgagagagagagggggggaggagagagggagagggagagaaagaggaaatatcGATTACTGCCTTATACTACTTCGGTTCCGCACAGTTTTGGATTTCAAGCTTGCTTCCTGTCTTCCTATTTCCATCCATCTAAATCTTACGCTGTCATTTATTTTGTACAGAGAACTCGgtcaaaatatttaattgaattataaaCGCTATTATTATGGTAAATTGAACGACACTTCGAGtggatatttaaattatgaaaaatgaagTTATAATGTGATGATGATAATCGTCATAATGTATTTCAATTTGATCGGAGGAatgttgaatattttttttttctttttgttttgccTTCCTTCTTTCCGAGGTTTCATCGTTCAAACGATGAAATcgatagaaacgaaagagatcaATGTAATAAAGGAAATTACATTAGTAATATTACAATGTGGAATTTGCATGAACCTTACGAGAATGAGTAtgagataaaatcgaaaatcctAATTATATGGAATACTAATATATCAAAAGGATTACTAATATACCaatgttctctttttattttattgatattcatTGAGGGAACACGTTGAATTTTGattgaagaaatattaaaatttgttttctttataaacaatataaaagttattcaaAATAGAATTcattagataattttaatatatctacaatcgaactataaaataaaaatgatttaattccTTATTTTCAGAAGTATTTCTCTTCttggaaaaattaataatctttttgatTTACTTTGGAAATGTCATTAacggaataattattttttcgtatgATTGTATTTCCAATACCGACGAATACAATTTTCGTTTTCCCGGTTATAACAAAAGcatgattttgttttttctttcttttttttttttttttttaacacaccTACAcattcgtataacattttcaCATTTCGTAGTTTACATTTGTTtacttatttgttttttttttttgtatttttaatgaaagcaTACGAAAAATCTATATtccataatatattttgttaaaaattgcgAGAATGGATATatagttaattaatattaattgtataaagTTCATCATTGAACGTTGCAATATTATAAGATGAATCATTATGAAAATGGCAACATGCTGGATACATGCCATAGAAGTATGAGTCATGCTTTTGCATCTTCCTAGAATCATGTCAAAGGAGATCCAATCGATAGAAAGGGGCTTGTTCATTACTCAAAATAAATCCGTTATCGTTCTTGCGTTAAATCTCGTAATTAGAAAGAATATGATTTCCATAATTccaaatgaaatttcaaaagagattttccaagaaaattatattcctATAAGTCTTTATTAAGCCTTATCATTTCATTCGAAAGCTCGAACTATCTGATTATCTGATATACTCAACAagttttataatgaataaataaatgaaaaattttaatctatagttaaataaaacttaataaagagaatatctACCATGATATaagttattatcttatataatcAAAAAGGTAGAGCCATAATATAATCGttgaaataaatgtatactTATGAATGATAAGTaagtacattttatatatccaaatcaataataaaaaaaaaaaaaaatcactatTTGCCGGTCATCATTTTGTTCATATGCTTGTCTCGAAACGAGCTTTCTCGATTGCTATAGCTATCGCTACGTTAAAGTAGGACAACGGATTTCGAATTTCGACTATGCCGTGTTCCCGTAACGTCATCATCCATAAGGAAATATCTAAAACCGAAACAAGTTGGTTTTAGCCGTCTCGGCGCCGAATCAGCAActacgaagaaagagaatagagagTAAGAAATACTGTTCATGTCAGattcattgtttattttttctttttgtctcacCGCTAACCAAAAGAAAACTCATGACCTTCTATCctctatagaaaatatattgtgaAGATTTTCATTTACTCCATGTAAAATatcatacaaaaatattttgaacgaATCGACCAACTCCAAGTGTATAAACGTttagatatatgtatctttaaaGTACGCATTCGTCAAGACTGTTGCTTttcagaaaattattataccatTCTACGGAGAATATTATAGTTCAggcacttaaaaaaaaaaaaaaaaaaaaaaaaaaaagaagaaacaagaagaagaaaaaaaaatggcccTGTCACCCGAAAGATTTAAGATTTAGAAAGATTAATATTCGGAAAATGTTAATACAACTACGGTAATTTATTTCTGCGGACTTAAGTGCAactataaatgaattattcagaataaaatattgtctaacatctattttcttttcactccGATAAATCCCCTCACGTTTTcgattctataaataaaacatttgaaaCATTAGAGTTTGAAATATAAACAGACaaagataatataacgttCTCGACGAAACTCGTAGGTACTTGTACCAATTATGGTATTCTATCGAATCGTTTATTTAAACTTTAACGAAGGAAGTTTGAAAGATATCCATTTGCTTCTTGAAAATATGAAGATCAAGACATACGCGGAAGAAACGTTTGCGATTGTGTTATACGTTTTTCCCATTCGGTTGCCTTCAAATACGAACTCTAAAAGCGAACAAGTTTCGCAAAACTGTTTACGTTAAAAGGAAAACCACGTGACGTTGCAAAATACAGCTGTGAAATTTTGAAtctcaaaatataattaagaaatacaCTAAACATTCAAAGATAAATAGTTATCTCGAAATATCTTCGaatgaacgattaaaaaaaaaaaaaaaaaaaaaaaacaaaaaaaaaaaacaaaaaaaaaacaaaagaagaaatgaacgaataagtaattattatgttattaaaaataattccttaacaaatttatatttaaacgttatttttaatatcgacgataattCGATCTCGACAttcgattaattatcgataatttgaaggtataagaaaatgtttatatataacgaaGAGAGAATCTCTGAagcaaacttttcttttttcttttttttctcttttttttttctctcttttctttttccttttctttttgtttttcatttaaagCATTTAAAGTATCCTTCATTAGTGCTCCTTAAAACGAGAATGAGCGTAATTTCCTCTAATTGTCGATAGTAGGTAGTAGTCtcgtattatcgataaaagctGGAGGAAATTGCAATTAGAACTTTTAGAGAGACAAATCGTTGaccctgtttcttttttatttttgttattgattttttttttctttccttcccttttttccttttctttttgttttctcttttttttttttttttttttttttttttattgaattaatcaTTCCAACAGTATAAACAAGCATCAAACGAGAAActcttatcgtttcttttttttttttctcggaGACATTAGaggaaatctcgttcattctACTTCAGAAGCATTCACTTTGATAATTTCAATGCACTTTCTATCGTTATAGTTATAAGACAGTTTCGAGTACGTTACAACGCTCGAAATAGCCAACCTGACACGGATAACGTCAACGTAAAGAAGACTTTAATCGTTCATCCAAAGTGTAATTCACTTAGTTCGTTCtagatttcaaatataattccATTTCTTTGCGTTCGATCAAGTACGTCACGAAGACTCTATTAGCATAGTCGCTTTTGGGATGTATCAAAAGATAAGGATAGATacaagtagagagagagagagagagagagaaagggagagagagagagagagagagagaaatagatgagACTAAGGTATATATGGAAGAAGTAATTGAGAAGGTAGATAGAATTGAAGCTTATTGGTCTATCGCGTAAACAACAATTAATCGAGCATTAAGCCACGAGACAGTTTAATGTTTGAAATTATATCCTAAAGGCATAACGTCGGAGTTTATAGAACGGCTGAtacagttaataataaatttcaacgcGTTCGGCAGGAAGTTTACAATTgtcttttcaaaaaaaaaaaaaaagaagaaaaaaaagaaaagatttacctttaaagatgaaaacgattaaatatttatttagaatagaaaaagaaggaaggaaaaacaaaaggaaaaaaaaaaaaaaaagaaagaaaaaagaaaaaaaaagtataatccATAATACatcataatattcattataaacttgatgtattttaaaattcaaCGTTAATcacgaatattttcttatacgaTACAAGTATGCCCTTTATTAAATCGTTTTATCATTAGACTTTACATTATTAAGGAAAGTAAGAGTATTCGAGAATAGTTCATTCGAGTACCCGTAGTATACATTGAACATAAAGGTAGTTAATATTTaatcacaaaaaaagaaagggtgtCGTATTGTTCCATTAGAAGAagataaacgaaatatttcgtattttgtCAATTCGATGTGTGGATCGATTttccataagaaaaaaaataaaaaaaataaaaaaaaaaaataaaaagaaaaagaaggaaaatgtatatatctgcaaatgtataaatatatatatatatatatatatatatatatattcatacatcacgattcgagagaaagaacaacCAAATTACAAAAGAATGGAGCGTTTCATAAAGATTTATTCTCGAAAAAGTCGTGCGTCAAATGTATAAGTGGTACAATAGAGAAATGGCATAAGAAAGCTTATTAATTGCTAATCGTATAGTAATAATTGTAGGTAGCAGTAAATTGCAAATAGTGatgtgataatattttttagtaACTATGAGAATGATTACGATCTTTACGGCTCGCTTATCGGCCCACGattttctcactttcttctcttcttcttattcttcttcttcttctttttcttttctttcttttcttttttctatctatcttatcatttttcatataacgataacttcgttcgtttttcgctacgatattaatattcttaaagcTACGAAAAATGAAATCGCTCGATTGATTTTTCTCTTGTCGATCGGTAACACTTGAAGTaggtacataaatattttatttaaagaagaaCGTGTCAAACAAATTATCTCAGTGCATTAAAGAAATCATAAAGATATTgtaaagtataaaaagaaagttctATTGACATAATTTTATTGACACGTATACGTGAATGTGAAttgaattaaaggaaaaaaaagggaaaaaaaagaagaaaaagaaaagaaataacagaaagaaaataaaacaagaaagaatttCCAAGAGAACTGAATTGAATGCAAGAAATTCTCTTGGTAACGCAcgattatgatataattagcATAATCGATCGAAGAAGTAAAATAAGTTTGACACGTCTACATTAAACTActgttttctttcataattcaatttttcttcttttctatctttcgttttttctgtGTTCttgctgttttttttttttttttcttttttttttctcttctttttgacTCACTATCGGACTTTTACCAATGATCACGTAAATTCATTTAGTTCGTCGACGAAGAATTTAGAAGtccgaaaacaaaaaaaaagaaacaagagttcttttacgaaaaaaataagtttttttctttctcattgaaCTTCTCGTTGAACGAAGAAACGTCTCATCGAACGATTATACGTACGATACTCTTTTCTTCATCGACGAACTTCCCAAACACGagcttgttatttttatattatattattttttttcccctcgcAAACGACTCGGAAACATTGTCCTTAATTTTCGAAGAATCGCCTTTCGCCAGTTCGCCTCGGGACAACGAGGAAAGACAAAAGGGTGGatatacgaagaaagaaatagagagagagagagagagagagagagagagagagggagagggagagagagaatgagagaggacTATCTCCTCAATTTCTTCGAAGATCGATAGATCGTTATGGATCAAATGCACGGAGGAAAAAATTCATAGGctttgaaaaatcttttttcttgttatttttttttcttgttttttttttatctttttttttttctctcttttttcttatctacgGAAAAAGCTCTCTTTCTACGTCAATGATTCTCAAAGCATGGTCTATACGCTTCTGAGAGTTCCCGAGACTTCTTTCTTAAGATCCTCCAactatgtttataatattaaaatataaaagaaagaaaaaaaaaaatctattttttaatttcgaataaacaaaatttatgaGATTACTTTTGAATgggtatttataaaaaaaaaaaaaaaaaaaaaagaaaaaaaataaaaggaaacaatAGAACTGATAAAGGAGATCTGGAACATCAAGAAATTTAAGAATCTCTGTTtcctttgttttgttttgttttgtttttttcttttcctttttttacaaataaatatccttgaaaaagtatttataatgATCGTAAAGATCGATGATTGTTTTTAAGTACATCATTTCAAATCATCCTTGGCAATTCTCAATCAAATGTTTGTACCcattttcgattaaattagAAACTCGCGTGATATAAATCCTTCCTAAATGTAATTAGATCGGACAAGAAGATCGTCGCACGTTACCGTGTGACTCTGATGGTTTCTAGTAGCacgtatctacatatgtatgtatgtagtacGTAGCTACGTATGTAACTATATGAACTCTCGAGGTCAACGGCACGTGACGTCGATCGATTTATCCTACGCTATGGTTCTGTTACCTTCTAATAACCCGAATAGAAGAGCATAGAAGAGAGTCTTTTGGACAAAACGCATTTCGTAATCGGCtgtgttttaatatttaaacttcTAAATATAATCTATGGTATTTTCTTaacttcgtcttttttttttggtttttcttttttttttctttctttcttcattttcttatgATTTTCTCGTTAAATCGAAAACTTGGCCTTAACAGTAAGCTTTTGCACCCTTTTCCCTTCGTTTCACAaaacaaacacaaacacacgcatatacatacacacatgtatgcgcacgcatgcacgcacacacacaccacacacatacacaaatacacacacatacatgcacatacacaAAACGCTTATACGTACTCGTACTCGCGTACATATTTCTCGACGATCGAACAATCTACGTAATTAAATATGTGTATTTAGATATGTCCGATCTATGTTCTctcattcaaaagaaaaaaagaagaaaaaaaaaaaaaaaaaaaaaaagaaagaaacggatTATCGTGTATCCGATATATCAGTTGTCACGACAAATCGTTTTATTACCGAgaaatgctttttttttttattttttcttctcgatcaTTCGTAACCTTTTTTAAGATTGAATTTAAAAGCCCCGAAGCTTCGCAACTTTAAAGTTATGTACTCCTCGCGCTgctctctttactttttgtttttgtgcttttttattcttttcttcttgtttttcttttttttgttcgtttttcttttcctttttctttttcttctcttttttttttttgtttttgtttttgttttttttctctttctttctttctttcttcgttaaatCG
The genomic region above belongs to Vespa crabro chromosome 2, iyVesCrab1.2, whole genome shotgun sequence and contains:
- the LOC124422175 gene encoding uncharacterized protein LOC124422175 isoform X2, whose amino-acid sequence is MIGAMPAVAVRHERRRQEKRLKRPSQLYLGGQWMPPLQGSPPTPSPHGHNSHLDPLPELYLCGKCRYSQISGLHAVVVCLLLGAVVLVVGLVQLAPGATTTDHRLALLIAGATLLLLGIILAAVRCYVLHCVPLPADSPVATPLPPPTNEHHHQAMVPRGTLDLLVGHQNQPETDALMRTEQHQDQQQQQQQQHHHYHHHHQHHGNHKKKRSSQSSYPDEA
- the LOC124422175 gene encoding putative uncharacterized protein DDB_G0288537 isoform X3 yields the protein MIGAMPAVAVRHERRRQEKRLKRPSQLYLGGQWMPPLQGSPPTPSPHGHNSHLDPLPELYLCGKISGLHAVVVCLLLGAVVLVVGLVQLAPGATTTDHRLALLIAGATLLLLGIILAAVRCYVLHCVPLPADSPVATPLPPPTNEHHHQAMVPRGTLDLLVGHQNQPETDALMRTEQHQDQQQQQQQQHHHYHHHHQHHGNHKKKRSSQSSYPDEA